A single genomic interval of Amycolatopsis albispora harbors:
- a CDS encoding MFS transporter encodes MKSTKTDPGDRVLRKVALRLMPFLCLLYFVNYLDRVNIGFAAPNGMNEDLGLTATVFGFASGIFFLGYLLLEVPSNLALHRFGARRWMARIMITWGVVATAMAFVPNATTLVILRFLLGVAEAGFFPGIILYLTFWFPAAQRAKAVAMFMAAVPISSAVGSTVSGLLISGGEGVFGLAGWRFMFLVEGIPAILLAFVTWFYLTDRPEKAKWLTESEREWLSSTLTAERESTEQKHHWPLRKALTHPRILMLAFVYFGIAYGLYALGFFLPTIISGFKQQFGVQFSITETGLITAIPYVVGAVVMVLWARHGDRTGERTWHVAIPMLVGGAAIPVALYLGNPIMAMVAVTICATGVCSALPTFWALPSTFLSGAAAAGGIAMINSLGNISGFAAPYITGWLKDATGSQRTGLWAVGVCMIAAAGVAIVLGRRIRQEQLQQLQ; translated from the coding sequence ATGAAGTCGACGAAGACCGATCCGGGCGACCGCGTGCTCCGCAAGGTGGCGCTGCGGCTGATGCCGTTCCTCTGCCTGCTGTACTTCGTGAACTACCTGGACCGGGTCAACATCGGCTTCGCCGCGCCCAACGGGATGAACGAGGACCTCGGGCTCACCGCGACGGTGTTCGGCTTCGCGTCGGGCATCTTCTTCCTCGGTTACCTGCTGCTGGAGGTGCCGAGCAACCTGGCGCTGCACCGGTTCGGCGCGCGGCGGTGGATGGCCCGGATCATGATCACCTGGGGCGTGGTGGCCACCGCGATGGCGTTCGTGCCGAACGCGACCACGCTGGTCATCCTGCGCTTCCTGCTCGGCGTCGCGGAAGCGGGCTTCTTCCCCGGCATCATCCTGTACCTGACGTTCTGGTTCCCCGCCGCGCAGCGCGCGAAGGCGGTGGCCATGTTCATGGCCGCGGTGCCGATCTCGTCGGCGGTCGGCTCGACCGTCTCCGGCCTGCTGATCTCCGGCGGCGAAGGCGTGTTCGGCCTGGCGGGCTGGCGGTTCATGTTCCTGGTCGAGGGCATTCCGGCGATCCTGCTGGCCTTCGTCACCTGGTTCTACCTGACCGACCGCCCGGAGAAGGCCAAGTGGCTGACCGAGAGCGAGCGCGAGTGGCTTTCGTCCACTTTGACCGCGGAGCGGGAAAGCACCGAGCAGAAGCACCACTGGCCGCTGCGCAAGGCGCTGACCCACCCGCGCATCCTGATGCTGGCGTTCGTCTACTTCGGAATCGCCTACGGCCTGTACGCGCTCGGGTTCTTCCTGCCGACCATCATCAGCGGCTTCAAGCAGCAGTTCGGCGTGCAGTTCTCGATCACCGAAACCGGGCTGATCACCGCGATCCCGTACGTGGTCGGCGCGGTGGTGATGGTGCTGTGGGCGCGGCACGGCGACCGGACCGGCGAGCGCACCTGGCACGTGGCGATCCCGATGCTCGTCGGCGGCGCGGCCATCCCGGTGGCGCTGTACCTGGGCAATCCGATCATGGCGATGGTCGCGGTGACCATCTGCGCCACCGGGGTCTGCTCGGCGCTGCCGACCTTCTGGGCGCTGCCCTCCACCTTCCTCTCCGGCGCCGCCGCGGCCGGTGGCATCGCGATGATCAACTCACTGGGCAACATCAGCGGGTTCGCCGCGCCGTACATCACCGGCTGGCTCAAGGACGCCACCGGCAGCCAGCGGACCGGGCTGTGGGCGGTCGGCGTGTGCATGATCGCCGCGGCCGGGGTGGCCATCGTGCTGGGCAGGCGGATCCGGCAGGAGCAGCTTCAGCAGCTTCAATAG
- a CDS encoding SDR family oxidoreductase, with amino-acid sequence MTDLPLALVTGASRGIGAAVAHALEPSHRVLLGGRDTAALAERAAELPGSRPWPVDLSDFDAVRAAVADIDRLDVLVHSAGVAELGTVEEAGAEDWRRNFEVNVVVVAELTRLLLPALRAAKGHVVVINSGAGLTARAGWGPYAASKFAARAFADVLRAEEEPNGVRVTSVHPGRTDTEMQRAIVAGEGGEYRPEKYLRPDSVAMAVLAAVSASPDAHLTELIVRPR; translated from the coding sequence ATGACTGATTTGCCGCTCGCACTGGTCACCGGCGCTTCACGGGGCATCGGCGCCGCCGTCGCGCACGCGCTCGAACCCAGCCACCGCGTGCTGCTCGGCGGCCGCGACACCGCCGCGCTCGCCGAACGCGCGGCGGAGCTGCCCGGCTCGCGGCCGTGGCCGGTGGACCTGAGCGATTTCGACGCCGTGCGGGCCGCGGTCGCCGACATCGACCGGCTCGACGTGCTGGTCCACTCCGCCGGGGTGGCCGAGCTGGGCACCGTCGAGGAGGCCGGCGCCGAGGACTGGCGGCGCAACTTCGAGGTGAACGTGGTGGTGGTCGCCGAGCTGACGCGGTTGCTGCTGCCCGCGCTCCGTGCCGCCAAGGGGCACGTGGTGGTGATCAACTCCGGCGCCGGGCTCACCGCGCGCGCGGGCTGGGGTCCCTACGCCGCCAGCAAGTTCGCCGCCCGCGCCTTCGCCGACGTGCTGCGGGCCGAGGAGGAGCCGAACGGCGTCCGCGTCACGTCCGTCCACCCTGGACGGACCGACACCGAGATGCAGCGCGCGATCGTGGCCGGGGAGGGCGGCGAGTACCGGCCGGAGAAGTACCTGCGGCCCGACTCGGTGGCGATGGCCGTGCTGGCCGCGGTGTCCGCGAGCCCGGACGCGCACCTCACCGAACTGATCGTCCGGCCGCGATGA
- a CDS encoding ATP-binding cassette domain-containing protein codes for MIHARGLTRHFRVKKETVAAVNGLDLDVEEGELVAFLGPNGAGKSTSLRLLTTLLPPTAGTATVAGYDIRAEPAAARERIGYIGQGKSSGDYFRVADELFSQGRCYGLSRAEARNRAGELLAMLDLEALAKRYANTLSGGQRRRLDIALGLIHRPKLLFMDEPSAGLDPQNRANLWEHILRLRQEYGTTIFLTTHYLDEADAMAERVLVIDHGRVIADDTAANLKANLAGDLINVVVDEPARAAELAPPAKEVLVDGDLVTVRLAGQATAALPKYLRELYRDGITVRSADLRRPTLDDVFLGLTGRTLRESDAA; via the coding sequence ATGATCCATGCCCGCGGTCTGACCAGGCATTTCCGGGTCAAGAAGGAGACCGTGGCAGCCGTGAACGGACTAGATCTGGACGTCGAGGAAGGCGAGCTGGTCGCCTTCCTCGGCCCCAACGGCGCCGGCAAGTCCACCAGCCTGCGCCTGCTGACCACCCTGCTGCCGCCGACGGCGGGCACCGCCACGGTGGCGGGGTACGACATCCGCGCCGAGCCCGCCGCCGCGCGGGAGCGGATCGGGTACATCGGCCAGGGCAAGAGCTCCGGCGACTACTTCCGGGTGGCCGACGAGCTGTTCAGCCAGGGCCGCTGTTACGGCCTGAGCCGGGCCGAAGCCAGGAATCGAGCCGGTGAGCTGCTCGCCATGCTGGACCTGGAGGCGCTCGCGAAGCGGTACGCCAACACGCTTTCGGGCGGTCAGCGGCGGCGGCTCGACATCGCGCTCGGGCTGATCCACCGGCCGAAGCTGCTGTTCATGGACGAGCCGTCGGCCGGGCTCGACCCGCAGAACCGGGCCAACCTGTGGGAGCACATCCTGCGCCTGCGGCAGGAGTACGGCACCACGATCTTCCTCACCACGCACTACCTCGACGAGGCCGACGCGATGGCCGAGCGGGTGCTGGTGATCGACCACGGCCGCGTCATCGCCGACGACACCGCGGCGAACCTGAAGGCGAACCTGGCCGGTGACCTGATCAACGTCGTGGTCGACGAACCGGCGAGGGCGGCCGAACTGGCGCCACCGGCGAAGGAAGTGCTCGTAGACGGCGACCTGGTGACCGTGCGACTGGCCGGGCAGGCCACCGCCGCGCTGCCGAAGTACCTGCGGGAGTTGTACCGGGACGGCATCACCGTGCGGTCGGCCGACCTGCGCCGCCCGACCCTGGACGACGTGTTCCTCGGCCTGACCGGCCGCACCCTCCGCGAATCCGACGCCGCCTGA
- a CDS encoding MarR family winged helix-turn-helix transcriptional regulator: MKPPIPYLLAYAHTLASRRVAERLRRFGLTARQFGVLVQLQLEPELTMSELARQFGVSRQSLHEMVGELEDAGHLRRVPGATGRTVRLVLTEGTERLLAAAEGPMMLAERDLVGGLNARETEALRGLLQKLLARATDDESWLRY; this comes from the coding sequence GTGAAGCCACCGATCCCGTACCTGCTGGCGTACGCGCACACCCTCGCGTCGCGGCGGGTGGCCGAGCGCCTGCGGCGGTTCGGGCTGACCGCGCGGCAGTTCGGCGTGCTCGTGCAGTTGCAGCTGGAACCGGAGCTGACCATGTCGGAGCTGGCGCGGCAGTTCGGCGTCAGCAGGCAGTCACTGCACGAGATGGTCGGTGAGCTGGAGGACGCCGGGCACCTGCGGCGGGTGCCCGGCGCCACCGGGCGGACCGTGCGGCTGGTGCTCACCGAGGGCACCGAACGGCTGCTCGCCGCCGCCGAAGGCCCGATGATGCTCGCCGAACGCGATCTCGTCGGCGGCCTCAACGCCCGCGAGACCGAGGCGCTGCGCGGCCTGTTGCAGAAGCTGCTCGCGCGGGCCACCGACGACGAAAGCTGGCTGCGCTATTGA